TGTTCAGGGGTGTGATGACCCGGTCATTGACTGTCCCTGTGCGCTCTATGGATGGTGACCTTGATCCTTTAAGGGTAGGAGGGGAAGCAATTTGTGCCATTGATGGTTGGCCCATTGATTCAGTCCTGGCAGAACCAGGGGAATCATACTGGAGTCCTGCAGCAATCATTGACATTGAAAAGAGACTCAAGGACACCAGAGTAATTTTGAAGACAAAGTCGCATCAACTGCTTGTCTTCTGTTTCCTGAGCGTGATATCTGCAGTCCCAGACAGGGATTGTATTTCAATAGGCTgttagaagtgtgtgtgtcaaagAAAGGCAGGTGTCTGCTCTGTGGGGGCAGGGCAACCCCACCTCCACAGGGGTGTTTTTAAGCTAACCCTTGCTTTTGCTTTTACCACCTGCTGTGTTATTAAGCCTTTTAGGCAGGAAGCATTTTCAGTGATATCCCCTCAGCAGGGGTTGTGAGCAGCAGAcatcccgcccccccccccttcctgccgGCTCTCAATCAGATTCTTCATCAAATTCTCCATCTCACACAGCATGACAGGAGAGCCAGGAAGCACACCTCATGGACTCCACCTGGCAGACACAAAAACTCAGTTATAACTTGTCAATCACAGCAGGTAAAGGTGTGTAGCTAGAAAATTGTCCCCACCCCCATCTCTCACTGCGTCcttgtgttatgtgtgtgtgtgtactgtgtgACAGTACAACAAGATTAAAGAACTTTAGATTTTTAGGGCAAATAGTTGAACTGTATTTCAGGACAGAGACATACACGACGCAGACATAAAGTAAAAAtattcctcctctgtgtttggcagcagattcggttgccatggttacacgGGAAATAGCAACACAGAGGGCCGGGGCCTGTTGGGTCTGTTTCTCTTGTTGCTTCCAAGGAAACGACACACCCGAGATCACTCACTGCCATGATAACATTAACAGTGTGGTGTCCCtggagccccccctcccccttgcCCACCCCCCAAGAGCTGGACATCATGTTCACGGAGCTGGTGGTGAGTACGAGGCACAAACCACCGCCCAGGTGGCTTCTGCCTGGTCTACTTGAATCTGGCTGTGTCATGTGccaggatgagctggacctcAGCGAGGAGCACCGAGCCAACATGTTTCTCTCTGCCAGCGGAGAAAAATGGCAAATCTACTGTAGCCAAAAAAAAATGGGTAAGATCATCCACAGGATCAGTGGTCAGCGTTGAGAAAGGTCAAAGCCCCTCACGACCTCCTGATCTCCTCAGAAAAGCTCTTCATATTTAACATCATTCGGGGCAAATGATGCGTACCAGGAAAGCAGTTTTGATTTGTCCGTTTGCACATGGACTCTAGAAGCAATCAAATGCCGACGCGCCTCTCATAGACGGTTGTTATTGCTCTCATGTTTCATAtttcaggaggctgaggagatTAAAGGAGCAACCAGCTGGCCGGATTATTATATTGACCAGCTCAGATGTATGTCTGCTGTGAGTCACAATCAATTTAATTACCTATTCAAGCACAAACATTCCAACACTTTGAAGATGCCATTACTTTAGTACAAGCAGCATCCTACTGATATGTAATAGCAATGCTTCTTTTTCTAGAGAAAGCTCTGCTGTCCCCCCGATGAGGAAGACATTGGGAGACATATGATCGTCGATGAGTTGAAAAACAGCCCTGAGGACACAGCCATGAGGTGAATCCCTGAACGAAAGTCCCATCTCTGTCATATCTATAGCAGGCAGGCTTATCACTGATGGTGAGGATTACCGTACGGACACCAGCGAGAGGTAATCCAGTAATCAAAGGACTGTCTGACCAAGGACATGAAGGGGGAGCAGTCTGTCCAGTACCCCTGCTGATGGGACACCTTACTCTGAGCACAAGTAGGACAGGACAAGCACAAACTCCTGGACCTGTTGTTGCACTCCTGGCCACCATAATGTCTACTAAACTCCCCAGTGCGAGGACACACATATGCCCTGTACTTTACCTCTCGGTCCTTAGACCCTACGCAAGCCAGCCTTCAATGTCACTGTTGTGCCCCCACTCATCATGCAGCTTTCAGGAAGGACACTTGTGAAAGGCATTGGGATTTGGTGCTCTTCAACCAGTGTCTCCCAGGGCCCGACCACCTCCCTGATGGGGATCCAGCCTCACTATCCAGAGGTCCTCCAGAGTATAATGGTCAATCTACACTACACTGGGAATGACAGGAGCAAAAGCAGACCTTGGTGGCCTCAACACCAATGTTTGAGAAACCACCTCCCCAATGGAATGAGCATCAGGGTCTGGTTGCTGAAGGCTTTCTCTGCTGCAGGGAACAAGGAAAAAAGCAGGTGTGTTAAATCCCAAAAACATCTTCTAAATTCCTCCACCCTGTGGGACAGATCTAGGCCATTCTCTAACGTAATGCAGTTGCACCATCCTGGTGCAAGAGGGGGTGCACCCACTCAACAACAGGACTCCAGTTTGCTCTTTTGTGCAGAAGAAACAGGAATGAAGATACAGGAGAAAAACTAAAGGAGCACAACAAGCGACTTCCAACAGGCTAATCATGTGCACGATTGAGCCAGAAACAGAATCTCAGAAACAGAATCCAGGAGGGTGGTAAGAGGAACATTTCAGCCTGGCACCACTGATGGGCCTTCACCAGAGAACACCCCAAACTGGCATGTTCCCCATTAATACCTAGCAGCAAATCTCTACTGCCTACAAGCATCTTCTAGGGGGCAGGTGGGAGGTTGGAGGGAGGCACAGACCTCCACGCGCTTGCCAGAACTATATACAAACTAAAATGCTATTCAGAACTATCATGCATCCGCCATCAGCCGCCATATTTTAGTTAGAAACTGCACACCAGCCCACAGCCCCATCAGCCTGGGAACAGAAAGCGGTGGGAGCCCGGAGTAACGCTAGTCATCATCACCCCGGAGACACAACAAGGACCCCCCAAACCTGCAGCCAACGCTCTTCAGGACCGTTTCCACCATAGtgagaaacaaagaagaagaaatctgctgctctgtttgttcTGGATTACAGGGAGAGTCAGAAGGATTTGAGTAAACTCAAAGCCACAAATGCTCTGCGGTTAGTTTAGCTTCTAATCATCGACCAACCCAGTCCCCATAAAAGTGTGCGCAGGTTGACTTGGATGTCAATTCCTTGTCTGTTGCGGTTTTGTCCATTGATAAAACTATTTCCTCAGTTCACTTCTGCCTTAAACATCGACACACGTACCTGCAAAAGATAAATTTTTCTGAAAATGGAAGCTCACTTGTTTACCTCACTCATTTTCCAGGTTTGTGACACGATTCATCGACTTGGATGGTCTCTCTTGCATCCTGAATTTTCTGAACTCAATGGACTACGTCAGCCACAGAGTCCTCAGCTTCACACCTCGTTGACTCGGCTTGCATCAAAGCGCTGATGAACAACTCTCAGGGCCGGGCCCATGTCCTGGGTCACTGTGAGGGCAATCAACATTATCGCTCAGAGTCTTGGCACAGAGAACATTAAAACCAAGGTACACCCGGAGGGCAAACAATggtcttttcaaaataaaatacaatggAAATGACCATTTCTGGTTCTGGTTTGGATCATTCCTTTTGCGTGTTTAGTTGAGGTTTATGAGAGATGAGGACTTTCTCCTGCCAGATCGCTGTGCTGGAGATCCTGGGGGCAGTGTGCTTGGTGCCCGGAGGACACAGGAAGGTGCTGGAGGCCCTGCTGCACTACCAGAGGTTTGCTGCAGAGAGAACCCGTTTTCAGGTATGtggacacacacttacagtccTGGAACATACACAGATCAGTTCCCTTTCTGGAGCGCCTAAAATTGTACTGAGCATTTCAGAAGAACAATTATATTGGGGGTATTATCGTCGCCCATAATCTAATGCTGACGTTTGAGGATGAGATGAACTGACATGTTGGTTCTTTTCTTGTGTTGGGGACATGATGAGGGTGTCTATGACAGCCTGTCCACCAAACGTAGCCCAGAGGTGTGTTTGACAGACTGCAGCCAACTGTGTTCACCTCtggacaaagtgaggacataAACAGGCTGCAGATGCTTCAAGGAAGATTCCTCCTGACCGAGGGGAGGAAATCTACAAAactatcaaaataaaagtccctctcaacagagacaaaaacaccGTGAttctgaaattaaattaaaaaactcATGCTTCAGGAgtccaaaaagaaagaaagaaagaaagaaagaaagaaagaaagaaagaaagaaagaagaagaagaaagaagaagaaagaaagaaagaagaagatgtGGAAGGACATCCTCAAGGTTCTGCCTAAAGCTCTTATAGAACCTACAGAAGATAGTGAAAAACAAATGTCTGAAAGCGTGCAGTACCATCTCATCTGTTTCAGAGCCTCCTGACGGACCTGGATCGATTGACGGGACACTACAGAAATGAAGTCAGCTTAAAGACAGCCATAATGTCCTTCATCAATGCTGTGCTCAGTAAAGGAGCAGGGGAGGTAAAGACCTAGCTCCACATCCAGTCTGCTTGAGAACAAATGTCACGTCCGTCTTTGCTGGCAGTCAGATTCTCATCAGaatgtcaaaaatgttttgCTTGAATTGAACTTGATCTTTTCATTTGTTAGTGAGTTCAGCTCCTCACTTTTATTCCAGTCACCTCTGAGGTGAGGGTTGGACCATAGTCTCACCTGTGAAAAGAGCTTTGCCTCTGGTCATATAATCAGATTGGGCTGTAAACCAGGTTGCTAGCTTTTACACCTTCTCTGGGAAAAGAGCTCTAttcacacaaccacacacacaaatacacactgaAAGTTTACCAAGTGTGGTGTTAGCGGTGACCAATGACAGTTGAGTAATCAAGTCAGAGTAAAGGAATGGCTCTCCAGTTTGATCTACTGGGCTTTAAttacaagccccgccccctcctccatgtttgaccagagcagagaaacaaGGTGGCATCCAGGTAAATGACAAGCAAACAGAGACGCTCGTTAACTAACGGAGATACCAGGAATTTGAGTTAACTGCTGTCATCACCCATCGTCATTTATCAAACGATGACGCAGCAGAAAATCAGCTAATTGTTTCAACCCGTCTTGTGTTTGCAAAGTGGAGTTCACCTTTCATTGTCCTTAATGTGAGTGACTACTCTGAgttttggttggttggttggttgattggttggGTCAAGCATGTTTGCTGTGTTCTAGTCTGTTGATATTTCTCTCCCTTTATGTTGATACACCAGTTTATTAATATTCTAGCTTTTGGGACATGTCCAAACACTTTTCCCACTATTGTCCAGAGCGTCCAAAAAGTAACGACCTGACCTTAGAGTTCTGGTCCAGGTCTTTGTCACCAGATCAGCTAGTTTTCCTATGTAATCGCAACCAATTGCTCACAATGACTCGGGCTCAAAATCCCGCATTCATAACTTTTTTTGTTGggataaatgtaattttaatcaAACAAAGGTACAAAGGACTCCATTGgtgtggtgggtgtggctcTAGAGTTGACCAGAATCCTGTTTTGGACTTTTTCCGGTCAGCAACAGCGTTTTTACACAGGAAAATACATGTGTGACGGGATTTACGTCTTTGATTGGGACACCGTAAATAACCCATGATGATGGATTCCATGTGTTTTCAGACCAGTCTGGAATTCCGGATCCATTTACGTTATGAGTTTCTGATGTTGGGCATCCAGCCGATTATTGACAAACTGCATGCACATGAAAACGCCACCCTGGACAGGTAAATATAGAAACTGCTATTAATGTGCTGCAGAAATGGAGCTTCGCCCATTGGTGCTGCAGGAGGGTCAGACCTGTCTGCAGCAGTGACTAATCGGCGCTTGTTGGATGTGTTTGCAGGCATCTGAACTTCTTTGAGATGTTGAGGAATGAAGATGAGCTTCTCATGTCCAAACGCTTTGATGTTGTGAGTCTCATTAATGGCTTCATCCTCCTTCATCCGGTATTCAGGGTAACACGTTTCAGAGCCGATGTGGACTCCCTTCAATTGTGTTCCTTCAGGTCCATGTCGAGACCAAGAGTGCCAGCCTAATGTTTGAGCAGATCAAGAAGAACCTGATCCACACTGAAGCATACCCTCACCTGCTGTCGACCCTGCAGCACTGCCTCTTGATGCCCTGTAAGcacatctttactggtcccctACCCGCCTGTACTTGGCCTTCATGCTGTAGCTGACGCAGATGTGTGTACCTGTACAGATAAACAGAGCGGTGCTGTGCTGCACTACTGGCTGCTGTTGGACCGGATCATTCAGCAGCTGgttctgcagacagacagaggtgaAAACCCTGATGTGGCCCCGCTGGAAGACTTTAATGTTAAGAATATCATCTCCATGTGAGTTTGAAAAATCATTTGCTTTGACACATTTGACTCACCAAAAAACACCAGCCATGCTTGAGCGGTTTGAGGATATCTCCGGATTAACAATAACTTGAAGAGAGTTCTTTTGTTGCAGCATCTTTTGGACATTAGACCACAAAAAGAGCATTTCAGCAGAGGACCCAGGAGCCAGAAACCCTCTTTCTGTACACATTTCATTTGGTTGATTGTCTTATTTGTTCAAATCACAAATGTTCCTGTACAGCTGGCTATTAATTTTATTCACACGCTCTGGCTCAACGGACATGATGAAACTCTGGAAGATTCTTTTAATCTCAGAATTATGGGGGAAATGGGGTGTGCAAACAAAGCTTTGAGCTGTTTTCATCTTCCTGTAGGCTcataaaggaggaggaggtcaagAAGTGGAAAGAACACGCCGATAAAATGAGGAAAGGTAATTTCTCTCTTCGAGCCCCGGAAATAGGCCCGGCAAGGCCACTGACCCGAACGTTAAAATTCAGTGCTGGaacgccccctagtggcgacCTAGTGTTTTGACCCGGGTGGGTTACATCCAGCAGATCACTACCGACTACCttcaaaaaatataaaataaaatttcaCCTCTAATGTGCGGAGAGACCGCTTTTTtagaaaatatttgaaaaaaaaaacatttatctcCAAAAAAGACTTGAGAATTTACTGTTTTGCTAGTTTCTCACTGAACAGAACCATTTTGTTCTGCTAGTGTCTGAAAGCCAATAAAAACTTTCCAACGACATTGTCGGATGTGAGTGATTCGAGGCTAGTTGAGCAGGGTAACCCTGGAAATCTTCTGTTCCTTCCAGAACATCAGAACTTGCAGCAACGCTATGAAAAGAGAGAGCGGGAATGTGAGGCCAAGAACACGGAAAAGGAGGACATGATGGTCATGTTGAACAAGATGAAAGAGCGACTGGAGAGAGAGTGTAATGACCACAAACAGGCGAAAATACATCTGGCACAACTGGCGGCTCAACTCCAGCAAATTGTGAGTTTTTCCTCAACTGTCTTCTCTTATCAGTCCGCATCATCTGAATGACTATGCTTTTTTTATTAGACGTCCTCTGTTCCAGGAGGACCTCCTCTGACATCCGCTGCATTAGTCCCaactgttcctcctcctcctcctgctcctcctgcaccgcctccacctccagggGGCCCGCCAGTTGCCAGGTGCCCCtttgctccaccaccaccaccacctccaggagctccagtaGGAGTAGCAAAGAGGAAGAATATTCCCCGACCATCAAACCCATTGAAGTCCTTCAACTGGAGCAAACTTCCAGAAGTAAAGTCTAATTACTGATGTTGTGACCTTTCATCTCTGAATGAAGTTAAATCTGTGATTTACATAATCACAGACAGTCCCACACACTAGAAGGTTGATTATAGTGCACTTTTACTCCTTCTACTCATTTCCTACACAATTTTAAGTGTGGCTGTTGGGTTGAGCTGTTTTATATTGTCCATTCCCCACATCCCTCTACTGCTGTCATGGCAACCTCTcatttagcccccccccccaactcaaatcaaaatcaaatcaatctttatttatatagcgtcttttacaatcaaaatatgtttcaaggcactttccagaatctcagggcctgaccccagacaagcaacagtggcaaggaaaaactcccctttaacaagaagcaggaccaggctcatgtagggggaccctcctgctgatggccggctgggtagagggagaggagaggagaggagaggagaggatgggcacagagcacagaaacacatacaaaaatacactatttatacagcgggtcagcggggccggaggtcaactttcatgcagctccgaaggtgacgatacctgtaaatgaatacagaagggcgggggaagcagaaaaactacacaagaatcagcataactagtctgcttgatgaggaggaggagaggagaggagaggagaggagaggagaggagaggagaggagaggagaagagaggagaggagaggagaggagaggagaggaaaccatgacccagtgggggggtgacagaggcctgtcaggtgatcatgtttctggactccgacagccttggcctataacagcatagctaaaatgttaacctaatgattagacgaccccctacttatgataatttgtctgtttataatagtaactggaactacagaattagtaacaataagctttttcaaagaggtaggttataagcctaatcttaaaagtagcgatggagtcagcctcccgtacctggacagggaactCACTAAAGCTCCTGCCGTCCCTCTTCTGGCCATCGATTCTGTCATCACGGGTTTTAATTGGGGACCTTTCTGTTGGTGTCAGAACCAGATCGCAGCCACAATATGGAGAGAGGTGGATGATCTGAAGGTATTCAAAGTCTTGGATCTGGAAGATTTTCAGAAGACCTTCTCAGCCTACCAGAAACCTCAGGTAACATCACTCAATCACAGCAGTTATCCTCCAGTTTCTAGCAGAACTAGAGTTTTCAGAAGAGCTCCTCTAGTTTTCAAATAGAAACTGGATTAAAATCTGGTTTTCAACCTTGTATTTTCCTCATGATACAATATGAGCAACAGTGATATAacaaaattgtgatgcaatccTGACAAATTTTACACGGTTTTACAGAGGAGCGCTGAAGATGACTTCACTTTTTCCAAGAAGGTCAAAGAACTTTCAGTAATTGATGGCCGGCGAGCACAGAACTGTAATATTCTACTCTCAcggttagtgtgtgtgtaggggtgtgtgtggctTATTTATCTTATTATTGAAATTGTATTAATTCTATTAGAAAtgtaattattatattattgtattttttagacttaaaatgacaaatgaggACATCCGTCATGCCATCTTGTCCATGGATGAACAGGAAGACCTCCCTAAAGACATGCTAGAGCAGgtagcgcacacacacacacacacacacacacacacacacacacacacacacacacacacacacacacacacacacagtaaaaaaaaaaaaagcagcagtactATATAAGCCaactgttgtgcttttttttccctcgttATGATTTAGTTTATGGCAAAatatcagttgtttttttttgccgaGTCATGGTTGACACTTTGTTTCAGTTGATTCTCTTTAGATGCCTCTTCTCCGTCCTTCATTTGAAGCCGCAGCATTTACACCATTATTCCAAAAAGACGATAAGCACAAGGATATATCAGGAGGTGGcactctctcctctgtccatgAGGTTCCAGCAGGCTGTCACAGTCCACCTGCCACAGTAGTGCAGAACATCAGAACAAAACTAGGATGCTCAGCTTCTTTCAAAAGGCCTGTCACATTTTCAAAGCCatagacaggaagtgagtttgGTGACTTAAGAGCACTGTTGTGAGCGTGACCTTCATGGGTCATTGCTGACCTCCTGAGGGACCTCAGAGTCTGGGTGCTGCTCCGTCATATCAGAGCGAGCCAGCTGACCTGGTTTAGGAACCAGACCTCATACCAATGATTGTGCTGTAGGTCCTGGTGGCCAGTATTTAATGTGAGGACATATAGTCATAGAAGCATTACTCCAAATTTGTtgtcctctgtgtgtctgtgtagctCCTAAAGTTTGTTCCAGAGAAAAGTGATATTGAACTATTAGAAGAACACAAACATGAACTGGATCGTATGGCAAAAGCTGATCGCTTCCTTTATGACATGAGCAGGTAAACGCAGCCCTAACCGTGTAAGAATCCGTTAATGTAGAGGGAATATCTTCACGTCCTAGCTTTGaactacgtgtgtgtgtgtgtgtgtgtgtgtgtgcgcgtgtgcgtgtgcgtgtgtgtgtgcagcatcaACCATTATCAACAAAGATTACAGTCCCTCTACTTCAAGAAGAAGTTTGCTGAAAGAGTGACGGAGGCCAAGCCCAAAATTAAAGGTACATTTCTGGACATCGTAAACGGCTGTTTCACTTTCACGTTGAGCAGAAGAATCccattttctttcttgcttCATTTCCCCTCCTCAAATCTTGAGTTGCAACAAATGTGCATGTCCTGCTTAAAAATGTGCTTTCAGCTCTGAGTCTTGCATCCCAGGAGGTGGTCCAAAGCAGGGCCCTGAGGCAGCTCCTGGAGGTCATCTTGGCCTTTGGCAACTACATGAACAAAGGCCAACGAGGAAATGCTTCTGGATTTAAAGTGTCCAGTCTGAACAAGCTCGCCGACACCAAGTCCAGCATCGACAAGTACAGAACATCCAGAGCCTCTGGCACAGCACCAGCACACATAAGCAATGACTCAGCAATCCCTTTTAGCCTCATTTAGACCCTCCACATGCTAGATACAATGCTAGGCTGGACGCACGCTTTGCTGGCAGTCTCACTTCCTGTGTAATGCGCACGTAACAGTGTTGGGGTTTTAAATGCTCTTATTTTGGGTTGCAGAAACGTCACCCTGCTCCATTACATCATCACCGTCCTGGAGGAGAAGTTCCCCTCGGTGCTGGCCTTCAgccaggagctgcagaacatCCCAGAAGCTGCAAAAGTCAAGTAAGTGGCTGAAAGTGTTTGTGCATTTCTGGGTTCAGGTCCTGGGTGTGGCGAGCACGGCGCCGCTGACACTCTGCCTTCCTTTTGTTGCTTCCAGCATGACGGAGTTGGAGAAAGACATTGGCTCTCTGAAATCTGGCCTGAAGTGTGTTGAGGCGGTAAGCGAATTCAGCACCTGTCCACGATTCTGAAGCACCTACAGCCTCAGGTGATTGAGTGGACTGTGCTTGGTCTTGGCAGGAGCTGCTCTACCAGAGGGCTCAGGCCCCTCAGGGTCCCGAGGACAAGTTTGTCTCAGTGGCCAGTCAGTTCTTGACGGtggcctccttcagcttctcagATGTCGAGGAATCCCTCAGCGAGGCCAAAGATGTGGTAATGACCGTAGCCGCCCCTCAGCTCCCCACAACCCCAGCACTCCTCagtcgtcctgctgctgctctctgctgggtgccacagaaacacagaaacacttgCATCATGCTTACTTTAACATTCACTCGTGCACCTAAACCACCTTTTTGTATCATGACATTATAACAGCAGGGTTGGAAGTCTTTTACTGATGAATGAGAATTACATTGGGAAGAATGTGATGGACTCAAGCAactggtgtgtgttgtgttgaagTTCAGAAAAGCCCTGGGACACTTTGGAGAGGACCAGTCCAACCTGCAGCCCGACGTGTTCTTCGGGATCTTCGACACTTTCCTGACAGCGTTTGCAGATGCCAAACAAGACAAT
Above is a genomic segment from Takifugu rubripes chromosome 2, fTakRub1.2, whole genome shotgun sequence containing:
- the LOC115248829 gene encoding LOW QUALITY PROTEIN: disheveled-associated activator of morphogenesis 1-like (The sequence of the model RefSeq protein was modified relative to this genomic sequence to represent the inferred CDS: deleted 2 bases in 2 codons): MITLTVWCPWSPPSPLPTPQELDIMFTELVEAEEIKGATSWPDYYIDQLRCMSARKLCCPPDEEDIGRHMIVDELKNSPEDTAMRFVTRFIDLDGLSCILNFLNSMDYSATESSASHLVDSACIKALMNNSQGRAHVLGHCEAINIIAQSLGTENIKTKIAVLEILGAVCLVPGGHRKVLEALLHYQRFAAERTRFQSLLTDLDRLTGHYRNEVSLKTAIMSFINAVLSKGAGETSLEFRIHLRYEFLMLGIQPIIDKLHAHENATLDRHLNFFEMLRNEDELLMSKRFDVVHVETKSASLMFEQIKKNLIHTEAYPHLLSTLQHCLLMPYKQSGAVLHYWLLLDRIIQQLVLQTDRGENPDVAPLEDFNVKNIISMLIKEEEVKKWKEHADKMRKEHQNLQQRYEKRERECEAKNTEKEDMMVMLNKMKERLERECNDHKQAKIHLAQLAAQLQQITSSVPGGPPLTSAALVPTVPPPPPAPPAPPPPPGGPPVARCPFAPPPPPPPGAPVGVAKRKNIPRPSNPLKSFNWSKLPENQIAATIWREVDDLKVFKVLDLEDFQKTFSAYQKPQRSAEDDFTFSKKVKELSVIDGRRAQNCNILLSRLKMTNEDIRHAILSMDEQEDLPKDMLEQLLKFVPEKSDIELLEEHKHELDRMAKADRFLYDMSSINHYQQRLQSLYFKKKFAERVTEAKPKIKALSLASQEVVQSRALRQLLEVILAFGNYMNKGQRGNASGFKVSSLNKLADTKSSIDKNVTLLHYIITVLEEKFPSVLAFSQELQNIPEAAKVNMTELEKDIGSLKSGLKCVEAELLYQRAQAPQGPEDKFVSVASQFLTVASFSFSDVEESLSEAKDVFRKALGHFGEDQSNLQPDVFFGIFDTFLTAFADAKQDNDDMLRRKEEEEKRALMEAQMKREREQKMRRPNEEEEGGDFDDLVSALRSGEVFDKDLSKINRRKQRWHEVDSSRERPASKLNQ